One segment of Calliopsis andreniformis isolate RMS-2024a chromosome 1, iyCalAndr_principal, whole genome shotgun sequence DNA contains the following:
- the LOC143182797 gene encoding uncharacterized protein LOC143182797: MKVSSSTNKLFYLKFSILFESHFLNVQLFQTRKRETVENKKSQKIVSEVFRVLILQELSPFVSRSGLTRAHFASRHGRAGNVRHCFTLADSNLSDRPMCSLTLISSKAATKVGFDAEITSWESDVARRTGTGSLLSSSSVDQHHDPLQGSSEHLCCYVNNNLAVFIENYGGTTVQFQLLMSQFLLNSKNDFLYLFPEILNYFKILYKRVYRYFLYRIFNKLILFFLVYLMWTLHDETCLEVCLATSIRFQTTWNYFEFLCFFEDPIRVKMIRSGLVSSLIAIPDQESTSKIRKSPSKATDYISSATAKYQERFKSLAHHDLPWSQTSFNGPQSFDQSPSYTRYFESKAKPSFDSMEHFDGPRDWYPALKKEPKEDKHFKKMISPFYTITDKDSQRYKDTVLKSGVPYCQEIKTKRMSKDSNSKDSLVCYKCKNPKNGATYEQCSYVSQPMAEASNVDEVLETPSGYRSRRSSSEGASSGFGDDGYRKRDSPYRFSERIFSDGTEEVPSEYKDKDERCEKIMKDSMVCMVCKNTKTNGKYEQCSYVHQPSEKAYAYRKSSSFKNPRKDDEEDGKELTGGSGERHQSYTASKPVREHSSGESRDESKDSSNCRKVEKDSKTCTICRDPDTGGNYEKCSYTYQPNDKVYKFSRSKSFGNPRGGSKEDSPYQESKPSQNLRSHSDDYSRDYSIPSSYYERSHSPRSSSYFKRDEPESSYHQAASEDSKSSPESSSSGYSNSKSESERIAESMDPSSCREVQKDSMTCKVCKDPKTGSNSEQCSYKYQPSDKSYSFTRSKSFGSPSESEDKSHEAAESREPSFKDRAYFEEKGASDRDLKREFHQFAAPSEPQSQVKEESSTKPTQKSDGDFYDAFKKKAEIQKFLQDFRKEDRSNCKKLMRDKMTCYQCVDEKGFRKEECAFVTSEPEEGKASEKEEVEVEPTKKVPRAAIFVDELLLEPEASASEKVDEQVEKSAIKDLGSTQEAKEAEPYEYVAETRPVFDKVLGFTLPAFMLSTSEHEREFDRVMASSY, encoded by the exons ATGAAAGTGAGCA GTTCCACAAATAAACTTTTCTATCTGAAATTTTCCATTCTTTTCGAATCCCACTTTCTCAACGTTCAACTCTTTCAAACGCGCAAGCGTGAAACGGTGGAGAACAAAAAGAGTCAGAAAATCGTTTCAGAGGTCTTTAGAGTCCTCATCTTGCAAGAACTCTCTCCCTTTGTGTCTAGATCAGGCCTAACACGAGCGCA TTTTGCCAGTCGCCACGGGCGGGCAGGCAACGTCCGTCACTGTTTTACGCTCGCTGACTCAAATCTTTCTGATCGGCCGATGTGCTCACTGACTCTGATCAGCTCGAAGGCGGCCACCAAGGTGGGGT TCGACGCAGAGATCACTTCATGGGAAAGTGATGTGGCTCGTCGAACCGGAACCGGAAGCTTACTGAGTTCATCGTCTGTGGATCAGCACCATGACCCCTTACAAGGTTCGTCTGAACAC CTATGTTGctatgttaataataatttgGCTGTATTCATTGAAAACTATGGGGGAACCACAGTTCAGTTCCAATTATTAATGTCTCAATTCCTATTAAATTCAAAAAATGATTTTCTATATCTTTTCCCTGAGATcttaaattatttcaaaattcttTATAAAAGGGTGTATCGATATTTCTTATATAGGATCTTTAACAAactaatattattttttcttgtaT ATCTAATGTGGACTCTGCACGATGAAACTTGCCTCGAGGTATGCCTCGCGACAAGCATTAGGTTTCAGACTACTTGGAATTATTTCGAATTCCTTTGCTTCTTCGAAGATCCAATAAGAGTCAAAATGATTCGAAGTGGTCTGGTGTCATCACTTATTGCGATAC CAGACCAAGAATCCACATCCAAGATAAGAAAATCTCCTTCTAAGGCTACTGATTACATTTCCTCAG CAACCGCCAAGTACCAAGAGCGGTTCAAGTCCCTCGCTCACCACGATCTGCCATGGTCTCAAACCAGCTTCAATGGCCCTCAGAGCTTCGACCAGTCGCCCTCGTACACTCGCTATTTCGAGTCAAAAGCCAAACCCAGTTTCGACTCCATGGAACACTTCGATGGTCCCAGAGACTGGTACCCAGCCTTGAAGAAAGAACCCAAGGAGGATAAGCACTTCAAGAAGATGATTTCTCCATTCTACACCATCACTGATAAGGACTCACAACGATACAAGGACACTGTACTAAAATCTGGTGTCCCTTATTGCCAAGAGATCAAGACTAAGAGGATGAGCAAGGACAGCAACTCGAAAGACAGCCTCGTCTGCTACAAATGCAAGAACCCGAAGAATGGAGCCACTTATGAGCAGTGCTCTTATGTCTCTCAGCCTATGGCAGAGGCTAGCAACGTGGACGAGGTCCTCGAGACGCCTTCTGGGTACAGAAGCAGGAGGTCCAGTTCTGAGGgagcttcttctggctttggagACGATGGTTACAGGAAACGCGATAGTCCTTACAGGTTCAGCGAAAGGATTTTTTCCGATGGCACTGAGGAGGTGCCCTCGGAGTACAAGGACAAGGATGAACGATGCGAGAAGATCATGAAGGACTCCATGGTGTGCATGGTCTGCAAGAATACTAAGACTAATGGCAAGTACGAGCAGTGTTCGTATGTCCACCAACCCAGCGAGAAAGCTTATGCCTACAGGAAGTCCAGCTCTTTTAAGAACCCGAGGAAGGACGATGAAGAAGATGGTAAGGAATTGACGGGTGGATCAGGAGAGCGACATCAATCGTATACTGCGAGCAAACCAGTGAGGGAGCATTCGAGTGGCGAGTCACGAGATGAATCTAAG GACTCCAGCAACTGCAGAAAAGTGGAGAAGGACTCGAAGACCTGCACCATCTGCAGGGACCCAGACACAGGCGGCAACTACGAGAAGTGTTCCTACACTTACCAACCCAACGACAAAGTATACAAGTTCAGCAGATCCAAGAGCTTCGGCAACCCTCGAGGAGGTTCCAAGGAGGACTCGCCCTACCAAGAATCCAAGCCTTCTCAAAACCTAAGAAGCCACTCTGACGATTACTCCAGGGATTACTCCATCCCCAGCAGCTATTACGAGAGGAGCCACTCTCCCAGATCATCCTCCTACTTCAAACGCGACGAGCCTGAGTCCAGCTACCACCAGGCTGcctctgaggactcaaaatcctCACCAGAATCCTCCTCCTCAGGCTACTCGAACTCCAAGTCCGAGTCAGAGAGAATCGCCGAGAGCATGGACCCCAGCAGCTGCAGGGAGGTGCAGAAGGACTCGATGACCTGCAAGGTCTGCAAGGACCCCAAGACAGGCAGCAACTCCGAGCAGTGCTCGTACAAGTACCAACCCAGCGACAAGAGCTACTCCTTCACGAGGTCCAAGTCCTTCGGCAGCCCCAGCGAGTCGGAAGACAAGTCCCACGAGGCTGCTGAGTCCCGTGAGCCTTCCTTCAAGGACCGTGCGTACTTCGAAGAAAAAGGGGCCAGTGACAGGGACCTGAAACGTGAGTTCCACCAGTTCGCTGCTCCTAGTGAACCACAATCTCAGGTGAAGGAGGAGTCGTCCACGAAACCAACGCAAAAGAGTGACGGTGACTTCTACGATGCCTTCAAGAAGAAAGCTGAGATACAGAAGTTCCTGCAGGACTTCAGGAAAGAGGATCGCTCCAACTGCAAGAAGCTGATGCGAGATAAGATGACTTGTTACCAGTGTGTCGACGAGAAGGGCTTCAGGAAGGAAGAGTGCGCGTTTGTGACGTCTGAACCGGAAGAGGGTAAGGCTTCTGAGAAGGAGGAGGTCGAAGTGGAGCCCACGAAGAAGGTCCCCAGAGCAGCCATCTTTGTGGACGAGCTTCTTCTGGAGCCAGAGGCTTCAGCTAGCGAGAAGGTTGATGAGCAGGTGGAGAAATCGGCGATAAAGGATCTGGGAAGCACACAGGAGGCGAAGGAGGCTGAGCCTTATGAATACGTCGCTGAAACTAGACCTGTGTTTGATAAAGTCCTCGGTTTCACGCTTCCCGCTTTCATGCTGAGCACTTCGGAGCACGAGAGAGAATTCGATAGGGTTATGGCGTCTAGTTACTAA
- the Ir8a gene encoding ionotropic receptor 8a, whose product MTMLIVVEEPDAPILSVLNDAVPQAEKHFGDDIITVHISTVELDRMNLAASFEKVCAALFKGISMILDMTWTGWDRLRNVADENGIIYKRGDCKINPYVQAIDDLLMLKNATDVGLIFEDERELNQSLYYLIGNSIIRLVVIDEFTEKTVSKIRSMRPSPSYYAIYASTTKMEDLFRTAVQGGLVKRDGIWNLVFTDHNYKDFKYIGGEMRVNVSVSVMSMKMEVCCRLIGETSCNCPPEVQIFSYYFKRLLGLVVSLMSELQKSGISVEAKSGRCTSSNGTRTISNVTSEAFNKNLLAKLGSNDTFEYWPDKGMITYKAEIELETLNDGALEPLATWTRYTKVKEVEGKKIEPARRFFRIGTAPAVPWTVPKVDSVTGQVIKDENGKEIMEGYCIDFIKKLAEVMQFDYELVVPEDRQFGKKLPNGQWDGLIGDLAKGETDIVVAALTMTSEREEVIDFVAPYFEQSGILIVIRKPVRKPSLFKFMTVLKVEVWLSIVGALTLTGIMIWILDKYSPYSARNNKRLYPYPCRDFTLKESFWFALTSFTPQGGGEAPKALSSRTLVAAYWLFVVLMLATFTANLAAFLTVERMQTPVQSLEQLARQSRINYTVLANSSVHQYFMNMKNAEDKLYTVWKEITLNSTSDQVEYRVWDYPIKEQYGHILQAITQVGPVKSSEEGFRKVIESESSEFAFIHDSSEIKYEVTKNCNLTEVGEVFAERPYAIAVQQGSHLQEEISRRILDLQKDRYFETLTSKYWNQSLKAQCLDSDDNEGITLESLGGVFIATLFGLALAMITLVGEVLYYRKRNDTQKDKRKKEKPKGIDNEKIILKKMASKLQIKPAPTNVFFDKQTNPPRVSHISVYPRNFPFKE is encoded by the exons ATGACCATGC TGATAGTGGTCGAAGAGCCAGACGCGCCAATTTTAAGTGTCCTGAACGACGCAGTGCCCCAAGCAGAGAAACATTTCGGTGACGACATCATCACAGTCCACATTTCCACTGTCGAACTGGATCGAATGAACCTGGCGGCCAGTTTCGAGAAAG TATGTGCTGCCTTATTTAAGGGAATCAGCATGATACTCGACATGACGTGGACAGGCTGGGACAGGCTTCGGAACGTGGCCGACGAGAACGGAATAATATACAAACGTGGCGACTGCAAGATAAACCCGTACGTCCAGGCGATCGATGATCTTTTGATGTTGAAGAACGCGACCGACGTCGGACTGATTTTCGAAGATGAAAGGG AGCTGAACCAGAGCCTGTACTATCTGATCGGGAACTCGATCATACGGTTGGTGGTCATCGACGAGTTCACGGAGAAGACGGTGTCGAAGATACGGAGCATGAGACCATCGCCATCTTATTATGCGATCTACGCGAGCACGACCAAGATGGAAGACCTTTTCAGAACG GCTGTTCAAGGAGGGTTGGTTAAGAGAGACGGGATCtggaacctggtcttcactgacCACAACTACAAGGACTTCAAGTACATCGGCGGAGAGATGAGAGTGAATGTATCTGTGAGCGTCATGTCGATGAAGATGGAAGTCTGCTGTCGCCTGATCGGTGAAACTTCTTGCAACTGTCCCCCTGAAGTTCAG atattttcTTATTACTTCAAGCGATTACTGGGTCTTGTAGTGAGTTTAATGAGTGAGCTTCAGAAGTCAGGGATCAGCGTAGAAGCTAAGAGTGGTCGGTGTACGTCATCAAATGGCACTCGTACCATTTCAAATGTCACATCCGAAGCGTTCAACAAAAATTTACTGGCA AAGTTAGGAAGCAATGATACCTTCGAATACTGGCCCGACAAAGGAATGATCACATACAAGGCAGAGATCGAACTGGAGACTTTAAATGACGGTGCTCTAGAGCCACTCGCTACCTGGACCAGATACACGAAAGTAAAGGAAGTGGAAGGAAAAAAAATAGAGCCTGCGAGGAGATTCTTTCGTATTGGAACTGCACCT GCAGTTCCTTGGACGGTGCCCAAAGTGGATTCAGTGACAGGCCAGGTCATAAAGGATGAGAATGGGAAAGAGATTATGGAAGGTTACTGCATAGATTTTATTAAGAAGCTGGCAGAGGTTATGCAGTTTGATTACGAGCTTGTTGTGCCAGAAGATCGACAGTTCGGGAAGAAGTTGCCTAATGGACAGTGGGATGGCTTGATTGGTGATCTAGCAAAAGGG GAAACTGATATCGTGGTAGCAGCCCTTACGATGACGTCAGAACGCGAGGAGGTCATCGACTTCGTTGCCCCTTATTTCGAGCAATCTGGTATACTGATTG TGATAAGGAAACCAGTTCGCAAACCATCCCTCTTCAAGTTCATGACTGTCCTCAAAGTCGAGGTCTGGCTAAGCATAGTAGGAGCATTGACGCTAACGGGGATCATGATTTGGATACTGGATAAGTATTCTCCGTATAGTGCAAGGAACAATAAGCGCCTGTATCCATATCCTTGTCG GGACTTCACGTTGAAAGAGAGCTTCTGGTTCGCGTTGACTTCCTTCACACCCCAAGGTGGAGGCGAGGCTCCTAAAGCACTGTCGAGTAGAACATTAGTGGCTGCTTACTGGCTCTTCGTCGTCCTCATGCTTGCCACGTTCACTGCCAATCTGGCAGCGTTCCTCACTGTGGAGAGGATGCAG ACACCAGTACAGTCGTTGGAGCAACTAGCCAGGCAATCTCGAATAAACTACACAGTTCTGGCCAATTCCAGCGTTCACCAGTACTTTATGAATATGAAGAACGCTGAGGATAAACTGTACAC CGTGTGGAAGGAGATCACACTAAATAGCACCAGTGACCAAGTGGAATATCGTGTATGGGACTATCCTATCAAGGAGCAATATGGACACATACTTCAGGCGATCACACAAGTGGGCCCAGTGAAGAGCTCTGAGGAAGGGTTTAGAAAG GTGATAGAGAGCGAGTCTTCAGAGTTCGCCTTCATCCACGACTCATCTGAGATCAAGTACGAGGTAACAAAGAATTGTAACCTGACAGAAGTGGGTGAGGTGTTCGCTGAGAGACCCTACGCCATCGCCGTGCAACAAGGAAGCCATTTGCAGGAAGAAATAAGCAGAAG gatcctcgatcttcagaaggACAGGTACTTCGAGACGCTGACCTCCAAGTACTGGAACCAGTCCCTGAAGGCACAGTGCTTGGACTCTGATGACAACGAAGGAATAACACTCGAGAGTTTGG GTGGAGTATTTATCGCAACCCTCTTCGGCCTAGCCCTAGCTATGATCACTTTGGTGGGTGAGGTCCTCTACTATCGAAAACGCAACGACACGCAGAAGGACAAACGAAAGAAGGAGAAGCCAAAGGGCATCGATAACGAGAAGATCATCCTAAAGAAGATGGCCTCGAAGCTGCAAATCAAGCCAGCTCCTACGAACGTGTTCTTCGACAAACAGACGAATCCTCCTCGCGTGTCTCACATCTCTGTCTACCCACGTAACTTTCCCTTCAAAGAGTGA